One Microbacterium marinum genomic window carries:
- the mltG gene encoding endolytic transglycosylase MltG produces MPENPPNDDRFAGPAGDTPAAQAPSSRRAAREARQSPPTATAPRPSVGTAAPIEALFEEQARNAPAASARHERDRRKSRIAAWTVFAVILALLGGLVVGGLWVWNTYEDQIRAVMGWEEPKDYEAGIAEGEATLTIVSGDTGADISRTLFDAGVTKTSDAFYSYLIDSGQNPSFVPGVFTLQQKMTSEAALEAIMDPANKQENTAQLREGLTVAQSVERIAEGVGLPLEDVQAAVEDPSAYGVDETSLEGWLFPATYTFDPDVTAEQVIQRMVDRTTEALDAAGVPEDRRHEILTIASIIEKEARFEKDFYKVSRVIQNRLDPSNAETNGLLQMDSTAQYFFSDREGGTSSRAEELADDNPWNTYVHTGLPVGPIANPGELAIKAAMEPEDGPWLYFVTVNLETGETVFTNTISEHEAAVEQWRAWCADNPDGGC; encoded by the coding sequence ATGCCCGAAAACCCGCCGAACGACGATCGTTTCGCGGGGCCGGCGGGAGACACCCCCGCCGCCCAAGCGCCCTCCAGTCGCCGCGCCGCGCGGGAGGCGCGCCAGTCGCCGCCGACGGCGACCGCACCGCGCCCCTCCGTGGGCACGGCCGCGCCGATCGAGGCACTCTTCGAGGAGCAGGCGCGCAACGCGCCCGCGGCATCCGCTCGGCATGAGCGCGACCGACGCAAGAGCCGGATCGCCGCGTGGACCGTCTTCGCCGTCATCCTGGCGCTTCTCGGCGGTCTCGTCGTGGGCGGACTCTGGGTCTGGAACACCTACGAGGACCAGATCCGCGCGGTCATGGGCTGGGAGGAGCCCAAGGACTACGAGGCCGGGATCGCCGAGGGGGAGGCGACGCTGACGATCGTGAGCGGCGACACGGGCGCGGACATCTCCCGCACCCTGTTCGACGCCGGTGTGACGAAGACTTCCGACGCCTTCTACTCGTATCTCATCGACAGCGGCCAGAACCCGTCGTTCGTTCCGGGTGTCTTCACGCTGCAGCAGAAGATGACCTCCGAGGCGGCCCTCGAGGCGATCATGGATCCCGCGAACAAGCAGGAGAACACCGCGCAGCTGCGCGAAGGGCTCACGGTGGCGCAGTCCGTGGAGCGCATCGCCGAGGGCGTGGGGCTCCCGCTCGAGGACGTGCAGGCAGCGGTGGAGGACCCTTCCGCGTACGGCGTCGACGAGACGAGCCTCGAAGGGTGGCTGTTCCCCGCCACCTACACGTTCGACCCCGACGTGACCGCCGAGCAGGTGATCCAGCGGATGGTCGACCGGACGACGGAGGCGCTCGACGCAGCCGGCGTCCCCGAGGATCGGCGACACGAGATCCTCACGATCGCCTCGATCATCGAGAAGGAGGCGCGGTTCGAGAAGGACTTCTACAAGGTCTCCCGCGTCATCCAGAACCGCCTCGATCCGAGCAACGCGGAGACCAACGGCCTCCTGCAGATGGATTCGACGGCGCAGTACTTCTTCAGCGATCGCGAGGGCGGGACGAGCTCGCGTGCCGAGGAGCTGGCGGACGACAACCCGTGGAACACGTACGTGCACACCGGTCTGCCCGTCGGGCCGATCGCCAACCCCGGGGAACTCGCCATCAAGGCGGCGATGGAGCCCGAGGACGGCCCGTGGCTGTACTTCGTGACGGTGAACCTCGAGACCGGCGAGACCGTCTTCACGAACACCATCTCCGAGCACGAGGCGGCCGTCGAGCAGTGGCGCGCCTGGTGCGCCGACAACCCCGACGGCGGCTGCTGA
- the ruvX gene encoding Holliday junction resolvase RuvX: MTSFRRGVRLGIDVGKARVGVARCDPDGLLAVPVETVPRSAESAARVAELVAEFAAMEVLIGLPISLRGGETSSTDDARVFAAELAARVDVPIRFVDERLSTVSAHAALRQSGRSQKSSRRIVDQVAAVVLLQQAIDVEKSTGNPAGHPLEDTQEPT; this comes from the coding sequence GTGACCTCGTTCCGTCGGGGTGTCCGGCTGGGCATCGACGTGGGGAAGGCCCGCGTCGGCGTGGCCCGGTGCGACCCCGACGGACTGCTCGCCGTTCCGGTGGAGACCGTGCCGCGCTCGGCTGAGTCCGCGGCACGCGTCGCAGAGCTGGTGGCGGAGTTCGCGGCAATGGAGGTCCTGATCGGGCTGCCGATCAGCCTGCGTGGCGGCGAGACGTCGTCGACAGACGATGCTCGGGTGTTCGCGGCTGAGCTCGCGGCCCGCGTGGACGTGCCGATCCGGTTCGTGGACGAGCGGCTGAGCACCGTGAGCGCCCACGCGGCACTGCGTCAGAGCGGTCGATCTCAGAAGTCATCTCGTAGGATTGTCGACCAAGTCGCCGCGGTCGTCCTCCTCCAACAGGCGATCGACGTCGAGAAGAGCACCGGTAACCCGGCCGGACATCCGCTCGAAGATACGCAGGAGCCCACCTGA
- the aroC gene encoding chorismate synthase encodes MLRVLTAGESHGPELVAVMEGLPSGVPITLDAIRADLARRKLGYGRGSRMKFEEDELHLSGGVRHGRSLGSPIALRVGNTEWPKWVEVMSPEPVELTEKSRGRGAALTRPRPGHADLVGMQKYDFDEARPILERASARETAARVALGAIARAFLGELGIRLVSHTLSIGPVAVPEGAPLPTPDDVDGLDADPLRCFDAATSARMVDEVDAAKKDGDTLGGIVEVLAYGLPPGLGSHVHWDRRLDGKLAQALMSIQAIKGVEIGDGFETTRRRGSAAHDELFVAEDGITRGSDRAGGTEGGMSTGTVLRVRAGMKPIATVPRALRTIDVATGDTASAHHQRSDVCAVPAAGVVAEAMVAIVLADAVLEKFGGDSVRETRRNLDAFLAGIPEALKTAPASEAALLEHDLA; translated from the coding sequence ATGCTCCGCGTGCTCACGGCCGGCGAAAGCCACGGCCCCGAACTCGTCGCCGTCATGGAGGGACTTCCCTCCGGCGTGCCGATCACCCTCGATGCCATCCGCGCCGATCTCGCGCGACGCAAGCTCGGGTATGGGCGCGGTTCGCGCATGAAGTTCGAGGAAGACGAACTGCACCTCTCCGGCGGTGTTCGCCACGGTCGCTCGCTCGGCAGTCCGATCGCGCTCCGAGTGGGCAACACCGAATGGCCCAAGTGGGTCGAGGTGATGAGCCCCGAGCCGGTCGAGCTCACGGAGAAGTCCCGCGGCCGCGGCGCCGCACTCACCCGCCCGAGGCCGGGACACGCCGACCTCGTCGGGATGCAGAAGTACGACTTCGACGAGGCCCGTCCGATCCTCGAGCGCGCGAGCGCTCGTGAGACCGCGGCCCGCGTCGCCCTCGGCGCGATCGCGCGAGCGTTCCTCGGCGAACTCGGCATCCGGCTCGTCAGCCACACCCTGTCCATCGGTCCGGTGGCGGTGCCCGAGGGCGCCCCGCTCCCGACGCCCGACGACGTCGACGGGCTCGACGCCGATCCGCTGCGTTGCTTCGATGCCGCCACCAGCGCGCGGATGGTCGACGAGGTCGATGCGGCCAAGAAGGACGGCGACACCCTCGGCGGCATCGTCGAGGTCCTCGCCTACGGCCTCCCGCCCGGGCTCGGCTCGCACGTGCACTGGGACCGGCGCCTCGACGGAAAGCTCGCTCAGGCGCTCATGAGCATCCAGGCGATCAAGGGCGTCGAAATCGGCGACGGCTTCGAGACGACCCGCCGACGCGGATCCGCCGCACACGACGAGCTCTTCGTGGCCGAAGACGGCATCACCCGCGGCTCCGACCGCGCCGGCGGCACCGAGGGCGGCATGTCCACGGGCACGGTGCTCCGCGTGCGCGCGGGCATGAAGCCGATCGCCACGGTCCCGCGCGCGCTGCGCACGATCGACGTGGCCACCGGCGACACGGCATCCGCTCATCACCAGCGCTCCGACGTGTGCGCCGTTCCGGCGGCGGGTGTCGTCGCCGAGGCGATGGTCGCGATCGTGCTGGCCGACGCCGTGCTGGAGAAATTCGGCGGCGACAGCGTGCGGGAGACCCGCCGCAACCTCGACGCGTTCCTGGCCGGCATCCCGGAGGCGCTGAAGACGGCTCCCGCCTCGGAGGCGGCGCTGCTCGAGCATGACCTCGCCTGA
- a CDS encoding shikimate kinase — translation MTSPEAAALVLVGPMGAGKTSIGKRLAKQLGTTFADTDSLVVREHGPIAALFAEHGEAHFRALERAAVTDALARGGVVSLGGGAVMDAATRADLSAQRVVLLTVAPRVVAHRLGEGAKRPLLADGSESPLAHWQRIFDQRRPLYEQVADITFDTSSGPLERIVTAIADWARASEGRA, via the coding sequence ATGACCTCGCCTGAAGCCGCCGCGCTCGTGCTGGTCGGTCCCATGGGGGCCGGCAAGACGAGCATCGGCAAGCGGCTCGCGAAGCAGCTCGGCACCACCTTCGCCGACACCGACTCGCTGGTCGTGCGCGAACACGGACCGATCGCCGCCCTGTTCGCCGAGCACGGCGAAGCGCACTTCCGTGCCCTCGAGCGTGCGGCGGTGACGGACGCCCTCGCGCGGGGCGGCGTCGTCTCGCTGGGCGGGGGAGCGGTGATGGATGCCGCGACGCGTGCTGACCTGAGCGCGCAGCGGGTGGTGCTGCTGACGGTGGCTCCGCGCGTCGTCGCCCACCGCCTGGGTGAGGGCGCGAAACGGCCCCTCCTCGCGGACGGCTCGGAGAGTCCCCTCGCGCACTGGCAGCGGATCTTCGACCAGCGGCGTCCGCTCTACGAGCAGGTCGCCGACATCACCTTCGACACCTCGTCGGGCCCGTTGGAGCGGATCGTGACCGCGATCGCCGACTGGGCCCGCGCATCGGAAGGACGAGCATGA
- a CDS encoding endonuclease domain-containing protein, which produces MDVTSWVSSRGGVARTRDLHDAGFSRHHIAAAGLHRPRRGWVSTASADPLLVRAAEFRVVVTCVTAASRHGLWTLRDDDAVHVAAHAGAGSVAAAGARVHWSVPLIPRHPSALIDPVENVLAVVAECQPFERALAIWDSAFRQGRASAEIMRRFALRPAARRVLKDAVAHLDSGLETLVDVRLRWIPAPVHAQVVLLGHRVDFLIGDRLVLQIDGGHHVGAQREADIAHDALLTLHGFTVIRVGYSDVVHRWPDVQDRVLRALAQGLHLR; this is translated from the coding sequence ATGGATGTCACCAGCTGGGTCTCATCGCGCGGAGGCGTGGCCCGCACCCGTGACCTGCACGATGCCGGCTTCAGTCGGCATCACATCGCCGCGGCGGGGCTGCACCGACCACGGCGTGGCTGGGTCTCCACCGCGTCGGCCGACCCGCTGCTCGTCCGTGCGGCGGAGTTCCGGGTCGTAGTGACCTGCGTGACCGCCGCATCCCGACACGGACTGTGGACGCTCCGCGACGACGATGCCGTCCACGTCGCGGCCCACGCGGGTGCAGGAAGTGTCGCCGCTGCGGGAGCGCGCGTGCACTGGAGCGTGCCGCTGATCCCGCGGCATCCGAGCGCCCTCATAGATCCGGTCGAAAACGTCCTCGCGGTCGTGGCGGAGTGCCAACCGTTCGAGCGCGCGCTGGCGATCTGGGACTCGGCGTTCCGTCAAGGCAGAGCGTCCGCGGAGATCATGCGACGATTCGCCCTCCGCCCCGCGGCACGGCGTGTGCTCAAGGACGCGGTCGCTCACCTCGACTCCGGACTCGAGACTCTGGTCGATGTCCGCCTGCGCTGGATTCCGGCCCCGGTGCACGCACAGGTCGTGCTCCTCGGCCACCGCGTCGACTTCCTCATCGGCGACCGCCTCGTGCTGCAGATCGACGGCGGTCATCACGTCGGAGCGCAGCGCGAGGCGGACATCGCCCACGATGCACTGCTCACCCTGCACGGGTTCACGGTGATCCGTGTGGGCTACTCCGACGTGGTGCACCGCTGGCCCGACGTGCAGGACCGCGTGCTCCGCGCCCTCGCGCAGGGCCTCCACCTCCGGTGA
- the pyrR gene encoding bifunctional pyr operon transcriptional regulator/uracil phosphoribosyltransferase PyrR: MTSRTVLHDADIARALTRISHEILESNRGPDGLVLLGIPTRGVTLADRIAALIASFTGHSVPVGALDVTMYRDDLHRNPTRTPRPTEIPPGGIDAKTVVLVDDVLFSGRSIRAALDALQDIGRPAAVRLAILVDRGHRELPIRPDYVGKNLPSARDERVNVRLLEVDGTDEVTIAS; this comes from the coding sequence ATGACCTCGCGCACCGTTCTGCACGATGCCGACATCGCCCGCGCACTCACGCGCATCTCGCACGAGATCCTCGAGTCGAACAGGGGCCCCGACGGGCTCGTGCTCCTCGGGATCCCCACCCGCGGCGTCACCCTCGCCGACCGCATCGCCGCGCTCATCGCGTCTTTCACCGGCCACAGCGTGCCGGTCGGTGCGCTCGACGTCACGATGTACCGGGATGATCTGCACCGGAATCCCACGCGCACGCCGCGGCCGACGGAGATCCCTCCCGGCGGCATCGACGCGAAGACCGTCGTGCTCGTCGATGACGTCCTGTTCTCGGGGCGCTCGATCCGGGCGGCCCTCGACGCGCTCCAGGACATCGGGCGCCCTGCCGCTGTTCGGCTGGCGATCCTCGTCGACCGCGGGCACCGGGAGCTGCCGATCCGGCCCGACTACGTCGGCAAGAACCTTCCGAGCGCGCGCGACGAGCGGGTCAACGTCCGGCTGCTCGAAGTCGATGGCACCGATGAGGTGACGATCGCGTCATGA
- a CDS encoding type II 3-dehydroquinate dehydratase, with protein MTAPRRILLVNGPNLNLLGVREPGIYGHETLADVEALVTATAAEAGYEVRAVQSNHEGVLLDAIHAAREDCAAIVINPGGLTHTSVVLRDALSGVALPVAEVHISDVLAREPFRHHSYVADVAVVHVTGQGVAGYADATRRLLTTLAG; from the coding sequence GTGACCGCCCCTCGCCGCATCCTGCTCGTCAACGGACCCAACCTGAATCTCCTGGGAGTCCGCGAGCCGGGGATCTACGGGCACGAGACGCTGGCCGACGTCGAAGCGCTCGTGACGGCGACCGCCGCCGAGGCGGGGTACGAGGTGCGGGCGGTGCAGAGCAACCACGAGGGTGTTCTGCTCGACGCGATCCACGCGGCGCGTGAGGACTGCGCTGCGATCGTCATCAACCCCGGCGGCCTCACGCACACCTCGGTCGTCCTGCGGGACGCCCTCTCCGGCGTCGCTCTGCCGGTCGCCGAGGTCCACATCTCGGATGTCCTCGCGCGCGAGCCGTTCCGGCACCACTCGTACGTCGCGGATGTCGCGGTGGTCCACGTGACAGGTCAGGGGGTCGCCGGCTACGCCGACGCGACCCGCCGGCTCCTTACGACCCTCGCCGGCTGA
- the efp gene encoding elongation factor P: MASTADIKNGVVLSIDGQLWNVVEFQHVKPGKGGAFVRTKLKNVVSGKVVDRTYNAGAKIEIENVDRRDFTYLYNDGDSFVFMDVADYDQLNVSATVVGDAANYLLENQQVQIALNNGNPLYVEMPASVVLEITYTEPGLQGDRSSAGTKPATLETGYEIQVPLFVEQGTKVKVDTRSGDYLGRVS, encoded by the coding sequence ATGGCATCCACCGCAGACATCAAGAACGGCGTCGTCCTGTCCATCGACGGGCAGCTCTGGAACGTCGTGGAGTTCCAGCACGTCAAGCCCGGCAAGGGTGGCGCGTTCGTCCGCACCAAGCTGAAGAACGTCGTCAGCGGCAAGGTCGTCGACCGCACCTACAACGCGGGCGCGAAGATCGAGATCGAGAACGTCGACCGTCGCGACTTCACCTACCTCTACAACGACGGCGACAGCTTCGTCTTCATGGACGTTGCCGACTACGACCAGCTGAACGTGTCGGCCACGGTCGTCGGCGATGCGGCGAACTACCTCCTGGAGAACCAGCAGGTCCAGATCGCGCTGAACAACGGCAACCCGCTCTACGTCGAGATGCCGGCGTCTGTCGTGCTCGAAATCACCTACACCGAGCCCGGTCTCCAGGGCGACCGCTCGTCGGCGGGCACGAAGCCCGCGACGCTCGAGACCGGCTACGAGATCCAGGTTCCGCTGTTCGTCGAGCAGGGCACCAAGGTGAAGGTCGACACGCGCTCCGGGGACTACCTCGGCCGCGTGAGCTGA
- the aroB gene encoding 3-dehydroquinate synthase translates to MTDDTTTISVTGTAAYDIHVGRGILAGLRDHLAPTVKKVLIVHTPRLGAKAATLREQLLADGTLEVLTAEVPDAEEGKRIEVAAFCWQVMGQADFTRTDAVIGFGGGAVTDLAGFVAASWLRGVDVIQVPTTVLGMVDAAVGGKTGVNTAEGKNLVGAFWAPRVVLCDLDVLDTLPKNEAVAGFAEVVKAGFIWFPEILDIIESDPDAAVDPAADAFRRCIELAIEMKARVVSEDFRESGLREVLNYGHTLGHAIEHAERYRWRHGAAISIGMMYAAELARLAGRLSDEDAARHRRILELLGLPTSYRMDGWQHLLGVMQRDKKTRGGMLRFIVLDGIAKPTVMQAPDESLLFTAYQEIAG, encoded by the coding sequence ATGACCGACGACACCACCACGATCAGCGTCACCGGCACGGCGGCCTACGACATCCACGTGGGACGAGGGATCCTCGCCGGACTCCGGGACCACCTCGCACCGACGGTGAAGAAGGTCCTCATCGTCCACACGCCGCGACTGGGCGCGAAGGCGGCGACTCTTCGGGAACAGCTGCTCGCCGACGGCACGCTCGAGGTGCTCACGGCAGAGGTGCCCGACGCCGAGGAGGGCAAGCGCATCGAAGTCGCCGCCTTCTGCTGGCAGGTCATGGGTCAGGCGGACTTCACGCGGACCGACGCCGTCATCGGTTTCGGCGGGGGAGCGGTCACCGACCTCGCCGGGTTCGTCGCGGCATCCTGGCTGCGCGGAGTCGACGTCATCCAGGTGCCGACCACGGTGCTCGGAATGGTCGACGCCGCCGTGGGCGGGAAGACCGGGGTGAACACCGCCGAGGGCAAGAACCTCGTCGGGGCGTTCTGGGCGCCGCGGGTCGTGCTGTGCGACCTCGACGTGCTCGACACACTCCCCAAGAACGAGGCGGTCGCCGGCTTCGCCGAGGTCGTGAAGGCCGGGTTCATCTGGTTCCCCGAGATTCTCGACATCATCGAGAGCGACCCGGATGCCGCCGTCGACCCCGCCGCCGACGCCTTCCGGCGCTGCATCGAGCTCGCGATCGAAATGAAGGCCCGCGTGGTGAGCGAGGACTTCCGCGAGTCGGGTCTGCGCGAGGTGCTCAACTACGGACACACCCTCGGCCACGCCATCGAGCACGCGGAACGCTACCGGTGGCGTCACGGCGCGGCGATCTCGATCGGCATGATGTACGCCGCCGAACTGGCCCGCCTCGCGGGGCGCCTCTCCGACGAGGATGCCGCACGGCACCGCCGCATCCTGGAGCTGCTCGGCCTGCCGACGAGCTACCGGATGGATGGCTGGCAGCATCTGCTGGGCGTCATGCAGCGCGACAAGAAGACCCGCGGCGGCATGCTGCGATTCATCGTCCTCGACGGCATCGCCAAGCCCACCGTCATGCAGGCGCCCGACGAGTCGCTCCTGTTCACCGCCTACCAGGAGATCGCCGGGTGA
- a CDS encoding shikimate dehydrogenase family protein, whose product MAASALEVWGDPIEHSLSPRLHAAAYALLGWDWTYDRRRVDESSFAGTLASLGPSYRGLSLTMPLKGVAFAAAARRDARAEATGAVNTLVRGEDGWHGFNTDVGGIVAAFAEAGVSTLRSARIVGAGATATSAVVALAELGAERLEIAARRPEAGAPLAELGAGRGMAVEVVSLDAVVGERVDATISTLPGGAAVSRAVADRLADGGGALMDVVYGHWPTSLSEAWTRHGLPVQDGTGMLLHQAVLQIRAFASGDVEGELPRETEVVAVMRRALVGD is encoded by the coding sequence ATGGCGGCATCCGCCCTGGAGGTCTGGGGCGACCCGATCGAGCACAGCCTGTCACCGCGGCTGCACGCGGCCGCGTACGCCCTCCTGGGGTGGGACTGGACCTACGACCGTCGACGCGTCGACGAATCGTCGTTCGCGGGGACGCTCGCATCGCTCGGCCCGTCGTACCGGGGGCTGTCGCTGACGATGCCGCTGAAGGGTGTCGCGTTCGCCGCGGCCGCCCGGCGCGACGCTCGCGCGGAGGCGACGGGCGCGGTGAACACCCTCGTCCGCGGCGAGGACGGATGGCACGGATTCAACACCGACGTCGGCGGGATCGTCGCGGCATTCGCGGAGGCCGGGGTCTCCACGCTCCGGTCAGCGCGCATCGTCGGCGCAGGTGCGACGGCCACATCGGCGGTCGTCGCCCTCGCGGAGCTCGGCGCGGAACGGCTCGAGATCGCGGCGCGGCGCCCCGAGGCCGGTGCGCCGCTTGCCGAGCTCGGCGCCGGGCGGGGAATGGCGGTCGAGGTCGTTTCGCTGGACGCGGTCGTCGGGGAACGAGTGGATGCCACCATCAGCACGCTCCCCGGTGGCGCGGCGGTGTCACGCGCGGTCGCTGATCGGCTCGCAGACGGGGGCGGCGCGCTCATGGACGTCGTGTACGGCCACTGGCCGACGTCGCTCAGCGAGGCGTGGACGCGCCACGGCCTGCCGGTGCAGGACGGCACCGGCATGCTCCTGCATCAGGCGGTGCTCCAGATCCGCGCGTTCGCGAGCGGCGACGTCGAGGGGGAGCTCCCGCGCGAGACGGAGGTCGTGGCCGTCATGCGCCGCGCGCTCGTGGGAGACTAG
- the nusB gene encoding transcription antitermination factor NusB: MSARSKARKRALDILFQSDVRGDDLAVTLAAEAKRAASEPARESSWLYARDIVDGVIDARDEIDEQIVTHARDWKLERMPAVDRAILRIGVWEILHNAEVPTAVAIDEAVELAKEFSTDDSGAFVHGVLARIARA, translated from the coding sequence ATGAGCGCTCGGAGCAAGGCGCGCAAACGCGCGCTCGACATCCTCTTCCAGTCCGACGTCCGCGGGGACGACCTCGCCGTGACCCTCGCCGCCGAGGCGAAGCGCGCCGCGAGCGAGCCGGCGCGCGAGAGCTCCTGGCTCTACGCACGCGACATCGTTGATGGGGTCATCGACGCCCGTGATGAGATCGACGAGCAGATCGTCACGCACGCGCGCGACTGGAAGCTCGAGCGGATGCCGGCGGTCGACCGCGCGATCCTGCGCATCGGCGTCTGGGAGATCCTCCACAACGCCGAGGTGCCCACCGCCGTGGCGATCGACGAGGCGGTCGAACTGGCGAAGGAGTTCTCCACGGACGACTCCGGCGCGTTCGTGCACGGCGTGCTCGCCCGCATCGCCCGCGCCTGA
- a CDS encoding GNAT family N-acetyltransferase, which produces MTAPAVRRIGLAEWREVRDLRLRAVSDPDAAIAFLTTRDEEERRGDTFWQERAAGGALSDDAAQFVAEQDGEWVGTATVLVRRGGDVDHLGRAVPAPRADLVGVYLAPDARGRGVFAELCAAAARFAAERGADALTLDVHADNVRARAAYAKVGFTPTGETFTGSIGDELVMRMPLR; this is translated from the coding sequence GTGACCGCACCGGCGGTACGACGGATCGGACTGGCCGAGTGGCGTGAGGTGCGCGATCTGCGGCTGCGTGCGGTCAGCGATCCCGACGCCGCCATCGCGTTCCTGACGACGCGCGACGAGGAGGAACGGCGCGGCGACACGTTCTGGCAGGAACGCGCCGCGGGCGGTGCGCTGTCGGACGACGCCGCGCAGTTCGTCGCGGAACAGGACGGCGAATGGGTCGGAACGGCGACGGTTCTCGTCCGGCGCGGCGGCGACGTCGATCACCTCGGCCGGGCCGTTCCCGCTCCGCGTGCCGATCTGGTCGGCGTGTACCTCGCACCCGACGCGCGCGGCCGCGGCGTCTTCGCCGAGCTCTGCGCCGCCGCGGCGCGGTTCGCCGCCGAGCGGGGAGCCGATGCCCTCACCCTCGACGTCCACGCCGACAACGTGCGTGCCCGGGCGGCGTACGCGAAGGTCGGGTTCACGCCGACCGGCGAGACGTTCACCGGCTCCATCGGCGACGAGCTCGTCATGCGGATGCCGCTGCGCTGA